One Mya arenaria isolate MELC-2E11 chromosome 5, ASM2691426v1 genomic window carries:
- the LOC128235778 gene encoding ATP-dependent DNA helicase RecQ-like, translating into MDASDEKNICDFFNIDSLFQNQKFAIKNILDKKDVLISTKTSSGKSLCYQALPVLTRSSVLVFSPLISIMEDQVSFLNRLGLNSTSKGNDTKDNDRVKKGDFDVMFTSPETVLENEMWRDVLMCSQFRQRLCAIVVDEAHIVFQWDEGTKNSDPFRKWFCKTGEVRSLCPGLPFLILTGTARKRTKQALPEKEQDRLLRKYCVWIFR; encoded by the exons atGGACGCTAGCGACGAGAAAAACATATGTGATTTCTTTAATATCGATTCCCTCTTTCAAAATCAGAAATTTGCAATCAAAAACATTCTTGATAAAAAAGATGTTCTTATTTCAACGAAAACCAGCAGTGGGAAGTCGTTGTGTTACCAGGCGTTACCGGTATTGACGAGATCGAGTGTGTTGGTGTTCTCGCCGTTAATTTCAATAATGGAAGATCAGGTTTCATTCCTGAATAGACTTGGACTTAATTCTACTTCCAAAGGAAACGACACTAAAGACAATGATCGTGTTAAAAAGGGTGATTTCGACGTTATGTTTACCAGTCCTGAGACTGTGCTAGAAAACGAAATGTGGAGGGATGTATTGATGTGCAGTCAGTTCAGACAGCGTCTGTGCGCAATTGTGGTGGATGAAGCACACATAGTTTTCCAATG gGATGAAGGCACTAAGAACAGTGACCCCTTCCGTAAATGGTTTTGTAAAACTGGCGAAGTACGCTCACTGTGCCCAGGGTTACCATTTCTAATATTAACAGGCACTGCcagaaaaagaacaaaacagGCACTGCCAGAAAAAGAACAAGACAGGCTATTGAGAAAATACTGTGTATGGATCTTCCGGTAG